The following coding sequences are from one Lolium rigidum isolate FL_2022 chromosome 6, APGP_CSIRO_Lrig_0.1, whole genome shotgun sequence window:
- the LOC124667713 gene encoding sodium/calcium exchanger NCL1-like, protein MATRRQRRPFPLVPLIISLLAVAAYGRLISDGTPATPSKSILAPPLSSAVIRLNSSSPAAAEEEQCEQSYGFLPCTTTVLGNLFLVLTYGFLMFKAATYLSEGSELLLEVMGPGLVGGLLLPILGALPDALLVLVSGLSGTKETAQSQVLIGMGLLAGSTVFLVTLLWGTCVIVGKCDIGPDGLAIDSTNTKGFSLTGTGITTDVQTSYAARIMAISVLPFVIAQFPKMLKSERWERLAILLALITSFALVLGYCLYQVFQPWIQRRKLAYAKHKHVISGILKHAQMQALGRLLNDDGTPNENVIRKLFYKIDMDESRNLSRAELHALIVGINFEEIDFDKHDAVDKIMDDFDTSGNDTVEESEFIQGMKIWLNEAKNKVPASGAYSNKFVSDYHARTREEHDQLVDRSDEAVESVENPGWYIAKAVGFLLLGSAICAAFADPLVDAVHNFSNATHIPSFFISFIALPLATNSSEAVSAIIFASRKKQRTCSLTFSEIYGGATMNNTLCLGVFLALIYFRDLTWDFSSEVLVILLVCVIMGLFTSFRTNFSLWTCIVAFMLYPLSLVVVYILDYQFGWS, encoded by the exons ATGGCGActcgccggcagcgccgcccctTCCCGCTCGTCCCGCTCATCATCtccctcctcgccgtcgccgcctacgGCCGCCTCATCTCCGACGGCACGCCCGCCACCCCGTCCAAGTCCATCCTCGCGCCCCCCCTGTCCTCGGCCGTGATCCGCCTCAACTCCtcgtccccggccgccgccgaggaggagcagTGCGAGCAGTCGTACGGCTTCCTCCCCTGCACCACCACCGTGCTCGGGAACCTGTTCCTGGTGCTCACCTACGGGTTCTTGATGTTCAAGGCCGCCACGTACCTGTCGGAGGGCAGTGAGCTGCTGCTCGAGGTCATGGGCCCCGGCCTCGTCGGCGGCCTCCTGCTCCCCATCCTCGGCGCTCTCCCCGACGCGCTGCTCGTGCTCG TATCTGGTCTCTCGGGGACCAAAGAGACCGCACAAAGTCAGGTCCTCATCGGCATGGGGCTTCTTGCTGGTTCGACTGTCTTTCTTGTTACCCTGCTTTGGGGAACTTGTGTTATTGTTGGCAAGTGTGATATTGGGCCAGATGGTCTTGCTATTGATTCAACTAACACTAAAGGCTTCAGTTTGACTG GCACTGGTATTACAACTGATGTGCAAACCAGCTACGCTGCACGGATTATGGCAATATCTGTTCTTCCCTTTGTCATTGCTCAGTTCCCAAAAATGTTGAAGAGCGAGCGCTGGGAGCGCCTAGCCATCTTGCTGGCACTAATTACATCGTTCGCACTTGTACTTGGCTACTGCTTGTATCAG GTTTTCCAGCCTTGGATTCAGAGAAGGAAGCTCGCATATGCAAAGCACAAGCATGTGATCTCTGGGATCTTAAAGCATGCCCAAATGCAAGCACTTGGCCGGCTGCTTAACGATGATGGCACACCCAACGAGAATGTCATTAGAAA GTTGTTCTACAAGATCGACATGGATGAGAGCCGTAACCTGTCACGAGCGGAGCTCCATGCGCTTATTGTTGGGATCAACTTTGAGGAGATTGACTTTGACAAGCATGATGCAGTCGACAAGATCATGGACGACTTTGACACTTCAGGCAATGACACCGTGGAGGAGTCTGAGTTTATCCAGGGAATGAAAATATGGCTTAACGAAGCCAAGAACAAGGTGCCAGCTAGTGGTGCCTACTCCAATAAGTTTGTCAGTGACTACCATGCG AGAACAAGGGAGGAGCATGACCAGTTGGTTGACAGATCTGACGAGGCAGTGGAGAGTGTAGAGAACCCTGGCTGGTACATCGCCAAAGCCGTGGGTTTCCTGCTTCTGGGCAGTGCCATTTGTGCCGCATTTGCTGACCCGCTCGTCGACGCTGTCCACAACTTCTCTAACGCCACACACATCCCCTCCTTCTTTATCTCGTTCATTGCCCTCCCACTGGCAACCAACTCCAGTGAGGCTGTCTCTGCCATAATCTTCGCCAGCAGGAAGAAGCAAAGGACCTGCTCCCTCACTTTCTCTGAG ATATATGGCGGTGCGACCATGAACAACACTCTCTGCTTGGGTGTTTTCTTGGCACTCATCTACTTCAGGGACCTGACATGGGACTTCTCATCGGAAGTGCTCGTCATTCTGCTCGTCTGTGTCATCATGGGCCTCTTCACAAGCTTCCGGACCAATTTCTCGCTCTGGACCTGCATAGTGGCATTCATGCTATACCCTCTGTCGCTCGTTGTTGTGTACATCCTCGACTACCAATTCGGGTGGTCATAG